One segment of Solanum stenotomum isolate F172 chromosome 1, ASM1918654v1, whole genome shotgun sequence DNA contains the following:
- the LOC125860874 gene encoding uncharacterized protein LOC125860874, with translation MDHTPCDFVIDLEMCNNTIEEAATTNPISIDKIGKRFFNNFCDDEQLIRPENGFCMISNVKDDHELTPENVKVKGLVAENGVEKKNVNDKRKSGSAKKPPRPPRGLSLDAADQKLIKEIAELAMIKRVRIERIKALKKMKAAKASSNSSSSSSTSSVLAFLFTVLFFLVLCFQGMSSGSSAVISHDSPQPSGSRSNSFIIQQYYDLSARTAAKSAGSPNLVEQVSGSDPRDSPKSAAT, from the exons ATGGATCATACACCCTGTGATTTTGTGATTGATCTTGAGATGTGCAACAACACCATTGAAGAAGCAGCAACTACTAATCCTATTTCCATTGATAAAATAGGCAAGAgatttttcaacaatttctgTGATGACGAACAACTTATTAGACCTGAAAATGGGTTCTGTATGATTAGCAATGTAAAGGATGACCATGAGCTCACTCCCGAGAATGTGAAGGTCAAGGGATTAGTGGCTGAAAATGGCGTAGAGAAGAAAAATGTGAATGATAAGCGTAAATCCGGTAGTGCTAAAAAGCCTCCTAGACCTCCAAGAGGATTATCTTTGGATGCTGCTGATCAGAAGCTTATTAAAGAGATCGCTGAACTCGCAATGATCAAACGTGTACGGATTGAGAGAATCAAGgctttgaagaaaatgaaagcaGCAAAAgcatcttcaaattcttcatcatcatcatccacGAGCAGTGTCCTTGCCTTTCTCTTCACTGTCCTCTTCTTTCTCGTGCTGTGTTTTCAAG GGATGTCCTCTGGAAGTTCAGCTGTGATTTCTCATGATTCCCCTCAACCGAGTGGATCAAGATCGAATAGCTTTATTATTCAACAATACTATGATCTATCCGCCAGAACTGCTGCTAAAAGTGCCGGGTCACCCAA TTTAGTTGAGCAGGTTTCTGGATCAGATCCTAGGGACAGCCCGAAAAGTGCTGCGACTTGA